The Ovis aries strain OAR_USU_Benz2616 breed Rambouillet chromosome 6, ARS-UI_Ramb_v3.0, whole genome shotgun sequence DNA segment GTTTCAAAATGGCAACTTTATAATTCTAGCACTCTTCCCGCTTTTATTAGCTGTCATTCTATAAAGAAGACATTTCTTTCATAAACTACGTGCATATTCTGAAATACAATTCATATCGAAAAGGCAGGATAAATGTTGTTTCTTTTACTGAATTTAATCTACTTTCAGCATGGAATCCTATTAACTTCCTATAATGAGCAATGAGCTTCCCCCAACCTACTCTACACTCCTCCCCGAGGCCAACAGGGTGTTTTCACAGTGAAATCCGTTAGGGCTAGAATGGGATGGGATCTGGCGACCCAAGTATGGTGCAGGAATTCAGGGAAGATAGGAACTGGGTCAAGGAAGTGAGAACACTTACCTTAAGCAGGCTCTAGGAGGTGGAATCAGAGTCTTCTGAACTGTCCTGGGCATCGGGGCTTTCCGTGGATTCGCTGGGTTCCTTGCTGTCACTCCCGCTACCATCAGTGGCTGGGTTCTTCTCTTGACAGGCCACTTCTGAACCAGGAAGTGTGCTGCCCTGGGTCTCCTGGTTCTCCCTGGAGCCCAGCACCACATACCCGCCCTTCTTCAGCTGCAACTGCCTCCTCAGCTCATCTGCCATCTGCGACAGATCCCGCTTCATAGCATAAGCATCTTCTCCATCTGCATAGTATCTGGGTTCCACCTCACTAATCTGAAAGTTAAGAGTGTTAGAATAGAGATGCAAGGCTGCCCGGTTACTCTTCCTGACGTGCAAGGACACGTACTTGGCGCCAAAGTTCTCAATCATGGCCCGGGAGGCCTGGTCCATCAGCTTCTGAGCTAGGCCCAGGCGACGGTGGGAACGCTTCACAGCCAGCGAGGTTATGTGTCCGTGAGGGACATCATCTGGGTCTTCCTCCATTTTGGCCAGGACGTAGCCCACAATCTTCCCGTCCTCGTCCTCAGCGATGTAAGAGAGCTGGGGCCAAGAAAGGCCATGGTAGAAATAGTATTTCATCTGGTAGTTCTCGGGAAGGCAAAGGAGGTTGCAATGTTGCATGTTCATCAGGTCGTCTGGCCGAGCATTGCGGATGTTCATGATGGCGGCAAGCAGCGAGCAGGATTTGACGGAGGAGACTGTGAGAAAGGCTACTGCCGCCAAACCCTGTTTGCCTCGGTGGAGTTTGAGTCCACAGGGAGGAAGCTGCCGAGCTGGAGAGTGCCGAGACTGGGTGGCGGGAAGGCGGGATGACCAGCAGACGGAAGGGGCGGTGCTAAGGTGTGGCTTCCGGAAGTGCGCACTTAGTCCCAGCCAATGAGGTTTTTCACTTCACCGTGCGTGTGCGCACGCCTGAATTAGGGGGTGGAGCAGGGGAGTTCCTTGTGACCTCAATGATTTTAATACAATGTTTAATGTTTGATCTGTTGCTAACATTATTCTCTTATTTGTTCCAGCTGTAACTTTTTAATTTGGATACATCTGTATAAATGTTCACAAACTGGATAAGCCCATGTAACCAGAATTTAGAGCAAGAACTAGAACATTTTGCAATTGCAAGCACCCCAGGACACCTTGACACCCACCCCTTTCCAGTGCTCCCTATCCCATGTCCCAAGTGTGACTATGACCTTGATTACTAACAGTCTTTATATACATGAGCTCACAGTGCAAACGCTCTTTTTGtatccccccccctcccccagccccacccacacgagcttcccttgtggctcaactggtaatccgtctgcaatgtgggagacctctgttcgatccctgggttgggaagctcccctggagaagggaaaggctacctgcctcaatgttctggcctagagaattccatggactgtatagacaatggactctcaaagagtcggaaacgactgagggactttcactcacttctttcCCCACCCAATACTTGTTTCAGCTACCTAGTTGTGTATAGTTGGGAGTTCCTTATACTATTTACTGTTTTATCTTCCATTGCTCCAAATACCACAGTTCATTCACCCGTTGGACTGTTGCTggccatttgtattatttttaatttgagaatGGTATGAATAGTGTAACAAAATGCTTTGGAGCATGTTTTTTGTTGAAACGTGCACATTTACCTAGGATTATAATTACTGGATCAGAACAGACTGTGACGTTCAACTTTTATATAAATACTGCCAAGCCTTTCAATATGGTTGCTGTACATTTTCATCAACGTTTGGTATTTCCGcatctttttccttttagctATGGCATAGTGGAGTGTGGGACTGGAGTGGAGTGGAGGGGCAATTGGGTGAGGGGTGGTGGAAGGGTGCTAGTAttatattgtgtttttattttacatcCTACTAATGAAGTTGACCACCTTTTTTACATGCTTattagtcataatttttttttgtgtgaAGTGAttgttcaagtctttttttttttcattttctattgggttatgtgtatttttctcaatattaaagagtttttaaaaaatatgtattctgaGTATAAATCTTTTGTCAGTGATATTTATAATGAATAGCATCCTCCCctattgtttaatttttcattctctttttatttctgacaTCAGGTaggaactttcagttcagttcagtcgctcagtcgtgtccgactctttgcaaccccatgaattgcagctcgccaggcctccttgtccatcaccaactcccagagttcactcagactcatgtccatggagtcagtgatgccatctagccatctcatcccctgtcatcccttctcctcctgcccccaatccctcccagcatcagagttttttccaatgagtcaactctttacatgaggtggccaaagtactggagcttcagctttagcatcattccttccaaagaaatcccagggttgatctccttcagaatggactggttggatctccttgcagaccaagggactctcaagagtcttctccaacaccacagttcaaaagcatcaattcttcggtgctcagccttcttcacagtccgactctcacatcaatacatgaccaccggaaaaaccatagccttgactagatggacctttgttggcaaagtaatgtccctgcttttgaatatgctatctaggttggtcataactttccttccaaggagtaagcatcttttaattttatggctgcaatcaccatctgcagtgatcttggagccccccaaaataaagtctgacactgttgacactgtttccccatctatttcccatgaagtgatgggaccggatgccatgatcttcatattctgaatgttgagctttacgccaactttttcagtctcctctttcagtttcatcaagaggcttttgagttcctcttcactttctgccataagggtggtgtcatctgcatatctgaggttattgatatttctcccagcaatcttgattccagcttgtgctccttccagcccagcgtttctcatgatgtactctgcgtataagttaagtaagcagggtgacaatatacagccttgacgcactccttttcctatttggaaccagtctgttgttccatgtccacttctaactgttgcttcctgacctgcatacaggtttctcaagaggcaggtcaggtggcctggtattgccatctctttcagaattttccacagtttattgtgatccacacagtcaaaggctttggcatagtcaataaagcagaaatatatagatatttttttgaactctcttgctttttccatgatctagcggatgttggcaatttgatctctggttcctctgccttttctaaaaccagtttgaacatctgcaagttcatggttcacatagtgctgaagcctggcttggagaattttgagcattactttactagcacgtgagatgagagcaattgtgcagtagtttgagcattctttggcattgcctttctttgggattggaatgaagactgaccttttccagtcctgtggccactgctgagttttccaaatttgctggcatattgagtgcagcactttcacagcatcatctttcaggatttgaaatagctcaactggaattccatcacctccattagctttgttcgtagtgatgctttctaaggcccatttgacttcacattccaggatctggctctaggtgagtgatcacaccatcatgattatctgggtcatgaagatcttttttgtacagttcttctgtgtattcttgccacctcttcttaatatcttctgcttctgtgaggtccataccatttctgtcctttatcgagcccatctctgcatgaaatattcccttggtatctctaattttcttgaagacatctctagtctgtcccattctgttgtttttgcctctatttctttgcattgatctctgaggaaggctttcttatctcttcttgctattttttggaactctgcattcagatgcttatatctttcctattctcctttgtttttcgcttctcttcttttcacagctatttgtaaggcctacccagacagccattttgcttttctgcatttcttttccatggggatggtcttgatccctgtctcctgtacaatgtcacgaacctcattccataggtcatcaggcactctatctatcagatctaggcccttaaatctatttctcacttccactgtataatcataagggatttgatttaggtcatacctgaatggtctactggttttccctactttcttcaatttaggtctgaatttggcaataagaagttcatgatctgagccaagtcagctcccagtcttttttttttttgctgactgtatagagcttctccatctttgtctgcaaagaatataatcaatctgatttcggtgttggacatctggtgatgtccatgtgtagagtcttctcttgtattgttggaagagggtgtttgctatgaccagtgttatctcttggcaaaactcttattagcctttgccttgcttcattccatactccaaggccaaatatgcctgttactccaggtgtttcttgacttcctacttttgcattccagtcccctataatgaaaaggacatattttttgggtgtgagttctaaagggtcttgtaggttttcatagaaccattcaacttcagcttcttcagtgttactggttggggcataggcttggattactgtaatattgaatgttttgccttggaaatgaacagagatcattctgtcgttattgagattgcatccaagtactgcattttggactcttttgttgcccatgatggctactccatttcttctaagggattcctgcccacagtagtagatataatggtcatctgagttaaattcgccaattctagtccattttagttcactgattcctagaatgttgacgttcactcttgccatttcctgtttgaccacttccaatttgccttgattcgtggacctgacattccaggttcctatgcaatattgctctttacagcattggatcttgcttctatcaccagtcacatccatagctgggtattgtttttattttggctccatcccttcattctttctggagttatttctccactgatctccagtagcgtgttgggcacctactgacttggggagttcctctttcagtatcctatcattttgccttttcatactgttcatggggttctcaaggcaagaatactgaagtggtttgccattcccttctccagtggaccacattctgtcagactctccaccatgaccctcctgttttgggtggccccacacggcatggcttagtttcattgatttagacaaggctgtgtgtgatcagattggctagttttctgtgattatggtttcagtgtgtctgccctctgatgccctctcgcaacacctactgtcttacttgggtttctcttacctggtCGTGGtatatctcttcaaggctgctccagcaaagcgctgccaatgctccttaccttggatgaggggtaggtatctcctcacagcggcccctcctgaccttgaacatggaatagctcatCTCGGCCCTCTGTGCcctcacagccactgctccttggaagtgGTGTGCTCCTCACcaccgccgcccctgaccttgggcatggggaAGCTCCTCTTGGCCTCCGCCCCAGACCTCGGATATGGGGCATCTCATCTAGGACTGCTGTGATTAGATAGTCTCCTTTCTTATAGGTCATGGTTATACTCTAACTTATCTAGAAAATGGTGCAACATTCTTTCCAATAAGGATTCATACTCATTCACTAATTAAAGTAATCTAGAGCCATGTGGTTTGTGTAACATAGCTTGAATAGCTACTATTTTTTGTTGTAATTTAATAATTAGTTGTGTTTTATTgataaatttttaagatttatcatAATATTTTATGTCCTTGATGGTTTAATGACTCTATCCGTTGAAACATTACTTCCTGGTATTATTTCTGTTCagaaatttctcttttattttataccTCACTCTGTGAACCAACTAAGAAGAACTCAGAACTCACATATCAATTACATGTCTATCACTTGTattgtcattacttttctttagggcttccttgctggctcagtgataaagaatctgcctgcctatgcagatgagtctttgatccttgggtcagaagatcccctgtagaaggaaatggcaactgactccagcactcttgcttgagaaatcccatggacagcagagcgtgttgggttgcagtccatgggatcgcaaagagtcggacacgacttagcaattgagcaCACGTGTCCAtacttttctttacctttttcaTTCCATAGGCCATGAAATCGAGAAGAAGC contains these protein-coding regions:
- the NAA11 gene encoding N-alpha-acetyltransferase 11 is translated as MNIRNARPDDLMNMQHCNLLCLPENYQMKYYFYHGLSWPQLSYIAEDEDGKIVGYVLAKMEEDPDDVPHGHITSLAVKRSHRRLGLAQKLMDQASRAMIENFGAKYVSLHVRKSNRAALHLYSNTLNFQISEVEPRYYADGEDAYAMKRDLSQMADELRRQLQLKKGGYVVLGSRENQETQGSTLPGSEVACQEKNPATDGSGSDSKEPSESTESPDAQDSSEDSDSTS